The genomic region CTTCTTTTTGACTCATGATAATGCGATTGTCCATTTGGTTGATATTAGTGGTTAAACTAATATCATAACCTGCCGGGGCGGACATTTCTACTTCCCGCTACTAGGACATTATCATTTCCTTGTGACAATCCATAGATATGCGAAGAATACAAAAAACACCTAAAAAAATAGGTGGATTTTTGCTATCTACAAAAAAATTGTAAATTTCTACACTTTCCTTGAAGCCCTATCTTCCGCCACCAACTCTTTAATCCTATTCGCCACTAATTTTGGAGTAGTTTCGGATTTTACGATAAAATCCAAAGCGCCTAATTTTTTAGCTTCGTCTTAAATTTCCTTTAAGATTTTTGAGATTCTTTATTTTCCATAAACCTCTTTATCCTTTCCGCCATTTCCTGTGGGATTGTTTCTGATTTGATAATATAATCATCAGACTTTTTTTCCCATCCTTTTCTTCATCATCTGCGGTAAACATAACAATCTCCTGAACCCTATCTTTGATAGTTTTATCTATAGGATAAATATAAAACGCTTCTCTGGCTTTATCTCCTTCATCTGGAATCTTCCAAGGAGCTACCAAAATCAACTTAGCGACTCTTTGTTTTGTTTCTCCTAGCCATCTAACCAAGAAAGCACAACCACAGCTATGTCCGATTAGGACAGTATCTTCCGCAACTTCATATTTTTCAAATTCTGCTTTGAATTTTTCGTAATTTGGATGCCAAGGCTCTGGCATAAGAGGAGTTTCAATCTTTATACCTTTTTCAGTCAGTTTTTCTTTTACCCAGGGAATCCAATGCTTATCATAAGTCCTAGTTTCTGGATTCATCGCTTTTTCAGCGTCGGAAGGACAGCCGTGAATAATAATGCAATTCATAATAAATTTAAGTTTATAAATCTCTAGTTAAATTTTCTCTAACATCAAAATTCTGCTTTTAAAACCTCCTCTCATTTCCGATTTGGCTTTTTGAACTTTTCTAACTGTTTCTAAATCTAATCCGTTGATTTCCAAAATAACATCTATCAGTTCCATTATATCCGCCAACTCTTCGGTTATATGTTCTTTGTCTTCCGCATTTGCCAATTCGTGAGCCTCTTCCTCAACCTTCTTCAATAAAAATTTCCTATATTCTTCGTCTTCCATGATTCTCGTTTTTACTTCTTTCCCTGTTTTGCCCTCCACAATTTCAGGAATCTTATCCCTGACCAATTTTGGATACTCATTCTCTTTTTCTAAACTTGTTTCAAAATGTTTGAACTCCATAATTTGTTCTTATTTTTTACCTAAAATTATTTTATAATATTATTTATTTCCATCATAAGACTTCCGCTCAGCACCCATTCCCCATTATGAAAGACTGTTCTGTCGTTTGGCACAATTTTCACTTTCTTAAATCCAGCCTATTCATAAAGCCTAATCGCACTTTGGTGAAATTCGCTAGTTTCAAGCACAACCTTTCTCATTCCCAATCCATTAAAAGCATAATTCAGTATTAGCTTTGCAACTTCCAATCCTATACCTTTGCTCCAGTAGTTCTTATCCAAAATAAAGATGTTAAACTCGCA from Parcubacteria group bacterium harbors:
- a CDS encoding alpha/beta hydrolase; translation: MNCIIIHGCPSDAEKAMNPETRTYDKHWIPWVKEKLTEKGIKIETPLMPEPWHPNYEKFKAEFEKYEVAEDTVLIGHSCGCAFLVRWLGETKQRVAKLILVAPWKIPDEGDKAREAFYIYPIDKTIKDRVQEIVMFTADDEEKDGKKSLMIILSNQKQSHRKWRKG
- a CDS encoding nucleoside triphosphate pyrophosphohydrolase; the encoded protein is MEFKHFETSLEKENEYPKLVRDKIPEIVEGKTGKEVKTRIMEDEEYRKFLLKKVEEEAHELANAEDKEHITEELADIMELIDVILEINGLDLETVRKVQKAKSEMRGGFKSRILMLEKI